A part of Gemmatimonas groenlandica genomic DNA contains:
- a CDS encoding co-chaperone GroES yields the protein MNRKHKRLIVVGDRVLVKTEEGDQRSKVGLYLPPTAIDNQAVQGGEIVSTGPGLALPELTDQGEEPWRISGGSGREARFVPMQAQVGDYALFFRKAAVEITFENEQYLVVPQAAILALVREPREDIPEY from the coding sequence ATGAATCGCAAGCACAAACGTCTGATCGTCGTCGGCGACCGCGTCCTCGTCAAAACCGAGGAAGGCGACCAGCGCTCGAAAGTCGGGCTCTATCTGCCCCCCACGGCCATCGATAATCAGGCGGTGCAGGGCGGAGAGATCGTGTCCACCGGCCCCGGCCTCGCACTTCCGGAGCTCACCGATCAGGGCGAAGAGCCCTGGCGGATCTCCGGTGGCTCCGGCCGTGAGGCGCGCTTCGTGCCCATGCAGGCGCAGGTCGGCGACTACGCGCTCTTCTTCAGAAAAGCCGCCGTCGAAATCACGTTCGAAAACGAACAGTATCTCGTGGTGCCGCAGGCGGCGATTCTCGCCCTCGTGCGTGAACCGCGTGAAGACATTCCGGAATACTAG
- a CDS encoding BrxA/BrxB family bacilliredoxin, which yields MYPEYMLQPMREELTRLGVQELRTADAVDALLQEHKGTALVVVNSVCGCAARNARPAIAMALANSTKPEVSTTVFAGQDREATDRARSYFTGYAPSSPSIALFKDGDVVFMLERYQIEGRSAQEIAQDLAGAFDQYCAA from the coding sequence ATGTATCCCGAGTACATGCTCCAGCCGATGCGCGAAGAACTCACGCGTCTTGGCGTGCAGGAACTGCGCACTGCCGACGCGGTCGACGCGTTGCTGCAGGAACACAAAGGCACCGCGCTGGTCGTGGTGAACTCCGTGTGCGGCTGTGCGGCGCGCAACGCGCGTCCGGCGATCGCCATGGCGCTGGCCAACTCCACGAAGCCCGAAGTGTCCACCACGGTGTTCGCCGGTCAGGATCGTGAAGCCACCGACCGCGCGCGGTCGTATTTCACCGGCTACGCGCCGAGCTCCCCGTCGATCGCGCTGTTCAAGGACGGCGACGTCGTGTTCATGCTGGAGCGCTATCAGATCGAGGGTCGCAGCGCGCAGGAAATCGCGCAGGATCTCGCCGGCGCGTTCGACCAGTACTGCGCCGCGTAA
- a CDS encoding Flp family type IVb pilin, which yields MMSTVKNTLRRFVREEEGASLAEYALLLGVITVALITVITSFRNSISNIFSKTTNTLNSAGS from the coding sequence ATGATGTCGACCGTCAAGAACACGCTTCGCCGCTTTGTCCGTGAAGAAGAAGGCGCCTCGCTGGCCGAGTACGCGCTGCTGCTCGGCGTGATCACCGTGGCCCTGATCACCGTGATCACGTCCTTCCGCAACTCGATCTCGAATATCTTCAGCAAGACGACGAACACGCTGAACTCGGCCGGCTCCTGA
- a CDS encoding A24 family peptidase, which translates to MITSTSSVLLLSVVLGTLLAGAVISDLRERRVANVLNLCVLATGLSASVLTRGASDGLWQSLLGVGLALAIWFPMFALRLMGAGDVKLMAASAAWLGWQGTLVASLATGIFGGLLGAFWLLRSHGAVSALNTVATAVRAPWIMKLRPYEARDRVPYALAIAAGVATAWWITFGSAFRTAHS; encoded by the coding sequence ATGATAACGTCGACGTCAAGCGTCCTGTTGTTATCGGTCGTGTTGGGGACTTTACTGGCGGGCGCTGTCATCAGTGATCTCCGTGAGCGCCGGGTGGCCAACGTACTCAATTTGTGCGTGTTGGCGACCGGCCTTTCCGCGTCGGTCCTGACACGAGGCGCTTCCGACGGTTTGTGGCAGTCGTTGTTGGGCGTGGGACTGGCGCTGGCAATCTGGTTCCCAATGTTCGCGTTGCGATTGATGGGAGCTGGCGATGTAAAATTGATGGCGGCGAGTGCCGCGTGGTTGGGCTGGCAGGGCACGTTGGTCGCGTCGCTCGCCACCGGCATTTTCGGTGGTCTGCTCGGAGCGTTCTGGTTGCTGCGGTCGCACGGTGCCGTGAGTGCGCTCAACACGGTGGCAACGGCAGTTCGCGCGCCGTGGATTATGAAGCTGCGCCCATATGAAGCGCGCGATCGTGTACCATACGCCCTCGCCATCGCCGCCGGTGTCGCCACGGCCTGGTGGATCACTTTTGGTTCTGCATTCCGGACTGCTCACTCATGA
- a CDS encoding serine/threonine-protein kinase, translating into MINPNDGTADALARAVAGQFSIEREIGRGGMGVVYLARDEQLHRAVAIKTLPPHLSYDPQVRARFLREARTAAALSHPNIVPVYTAAERDAVVYFAMGYVEGESLADRLARDGPMKVAAIVPIIRQLAGALGYAHEQGVVHRDVKAENILLDAHGRVMVTDFGIARVTESQPLTATGTVLGTVQYMSPEQVSGEPLDGRSDLYAIGVLMFFAVSGRFPFERPNASAVLVAHVNAPAPRLRDFVPDVPSPLDDLVATLLAKSPDRRLSTARDLLTALAFMSSAVMDGAEPNRTLARAPVVPLAFPSPLSSADAQQVWARAAELQANTGAQIPPARFEPSAESETRGYTPAIVKDAAVDAGIDAKYVDRAFVERAAASQLPVAVQPGDAMTRRPNVFLGAGTKIELSASFDGELHGDSFEEVADEIRLALGEMVTVSAVGRTLTVTTGMPTNRQGGMPRFIQVHIASRNGRTTVRAFEDLTQLAGGLFGGLGGGLGFGGSAIIGGIVASSHGAPALAFAAVAATVLSAVGTARFFFARTAKRRREELERLVQRVVTRARES; encoded by the coding sequence GTGATCAACCCGAACGACGGCACCGCCGACGCGTTGGCGCGTGCCGTCGCCGGACAATTCTCCATTGAACGCGAGATCGGTCGCGGCGGCATGGGTGTGGTGTATCTCGCCCGCGATGAGCAGTTGCATCGGGCAGTGGCGATCAAGACGTTGCCGCCGCATCTGTCGTACGACCCGCAGGTGCGTGCGCGTTTCCTGCGGGAGGCGCGCACCGCAGCCGCGCTGTCGCACCCCAACATCGTGCCGGTCTACACCGCCGCCGAGCGCGATGCGGTCGTGTATTTCGCCATGGGCTACGTCGAAGGCGAGTCACTGGCCGATCGGCTCGCCCGCGACGGACCGATGAAGGTGGCTGCCATTGTGCCGATCATCCGACAGCTTGCTGGCGCATTGGGGTACGCCCACGAACAAGGCGTCGTGCACCGGGATGTGAAGGCCGAGAACATCCTGCTCGATGCGCATGGACGGGTGATGGTCACCGACTTCGGTATCGCGCGTGTGACCGAGTCGCAGCCGCTCACCGCGACCGGGACTGTGCTCGGCACGGTGCAGTACATGAGCCCTGAGCAGGTGTCGGGCGAGCCGCTCGATGGGCGCAGCGACCTGTATGCCATCGGCGTCCTGATGTTCTTTGCGGTGAGTGGCCGCTTTCCGTTTGAACGACCGAATGCGTCGGCGGTTTTGGTGGCGCATGTGAACGCACCAGCACCGCGGCTGCGCGATTTCGTGCCCGATGTGCCGTCGCCGTTGGACGACCTTGTGGCCACGCTGCTCGCCAAATCGCCGGATCGGCGGCTGTCCACGGCCCGCGACCTGCTCACGGCACTGGCGTTCATGTCGAGTGCGGTGATGGACGGGGCGGAGCCCAATCGGACACTCGCCCGCGCACCGGTGGTCCCGCTTGCATTCCCGTCGCCCCTTTCGAGTGCCGACGCGCAGCAGGTCTGGGCGCGGGCGGCCGAGTTGCAAGCGAATACCGGCGCGCAGATACCGCCCGCTCGCTTCGAACCGAGTGCGGAGAGCGAGACCCGCGGCTACACGCCCGCGATCGTGAAGGATGCGGCGGTGGATGCCGGCATCGACGCGAAGTATGTCGATCGTGCCTTCGTGGAACGGGCCGCTGCTTCGCAGTTGCCGGTTGCCGTGCAGCCCGGCGACGCGATGACGCGCCGACCGAACGTCTTTCTGGGTGCAGGCACCAAGATCGAGCTGTCGGCGTCATTCGATGGCGAGTTGCACGGCGACAGCTTCGAGGAGGTGGCCGATGAAATACGGCTCGCACTCGGCGAGATGGTGACCGTGAGCGCCGTGGGGCGAACGCTCACCGTCACGACCGGCATGCCGACCAATCGGCAGGGTGGGATGCCGCGCTTCATCCAAGTGCACATCGCCTCGCGCAACGGGCGCACGACCGTACGGGCATTTGAAGACCTGACCCAGTTGGCGGGCGGCCTGTTCGGCGGTCTGGGGGGAGGTTTGGGCTTTGGCGGCAGCGCAATCATCGGCGGCATTGTCGCGTCGTCGCACGGAGCCCCCGCTTTGGCGTTCGCAGCCGTGGCGGCCACCGTACTGAGCGCCGTAGGCACTGCGCGTTTCTTCTTTGCGCGCACGGCCAAGCGCCGGCGGGAAGAATTGGAGCGCCTCGTTCAGCGTGTCGTCACCCGGGCACGCGAGAGCTGA
- a CDS encoding TadE/TadG family type IV pilus assembly protein, which produces MKRSLRRFVREHDAGPIVEFAVVVPVLLLLLFGIVDFARAFFQRNNLVAAVREGARYGAVLEFPCTAASETAIKSRVTSYFSSVGDAAPATNTIIVTPSSAACTAAPPSITVKIQNYPFTPVTPLFKLLGGNRSIQLQASAVYRWERAP; this is translated from the coding sequence ATGAAGCGTTCTTTACGTCGATTTGTTCGTGAGCACGACGCGGGACCGATCGTGGAGTTTGCGGTCGTTGTGCCGGTGCTGTTGCTGTTGCTCTTCGGCATCGTCGATTTCGCCCGTGCCTTTTTTCAGCGCAACAACTTGGTAGCGGCGGTTCGTGAAGGTGCGCGCTACGGGGCGGTGCTCGAGTTCCCGTGCACCGCCGCAAGCGAGACCGCGATCAAGTCGCGAGTGACGAGCTATTTCTCGTCCGTTGGGGATGCTGCGCCGGCCACCAACACCATCATCGTCACGCCAAGCTCGGCGGCGTGTACGGCGGCTCCGCCAAGTATCACCGTGAAAATCCAGAACTATCCATTTACGCCGGTCACACCTCTCTTCAAACTGCTCGGTGGAAACCGGAGTATCCAATTGCAGGCTAGCGCCGTCTATCGGTGGGAACGTGCTCCGTGA
- a CDS encoding Flp family type IVb pilin: MRKLTNVARRFLREEEGASLAEYALLLGVITVALITVVTQFKDSISNIFTKTTNTLNSAGS; encoded by the coding sequence ATGCGGAAGCTTACCAACGTCGCCCGCCGGTTCCTTCGCGAAGAAGAAGGCGCCTCGCTGGCCGAATACGCGCTGCTGTTGGGCGTGATCACGGTCGCGCTCATTACCGTTGTCACGCAGTTCAAGGATTCCATCTCGAACATCTTCACGAAGACGACGAACACGCTGAACTCCGCCGGGTCCTGA